One region of Rhizoctonia solani chromosome 9, complete sequence genomic DNA includes:
- a CDS encoding NLI interacting factor-like phosphatase: MSGSGYIRFLHNTAGMATVNSYTRRPQRYRKPPPEFVPLPPSAEYLALSEIPSVPLLSDSDKPESRKLLVLDLNGTLVLRSPRSYSGPRTVMPRPFSKTFKEYMFREGSHLDVMVWSSAQPHSVHSMLGSFFGPDRNRLVGIWARDTLGLRPEHYTQKVQTIKDLDIIWGAPPGLPPPVKIMPPPPMAILTDDPTSIPGYDPSKPPPESKTMIYTSLQLMPESVQENSETDRTGYFEIPEVKKDDPIPGLSSIDPDAGAVQPVLPVGPYSALNSLLLDDSALKAHLQPYNHLTLPEYTADLRARDVRRQEAIEALANAETMTLETGIDEDSKESDGLIEKGGRDMGGKFTESEGEYLPILARTPYDKSLLAVIGVLDAIRYESSLVGWMKAGGMRPNEEEMQKVAALFLQDNQDRRGDSDGRLQDTGYDRDQATLQAIPIKRSSDSLIGAEQSSPKDLAPIYRERIRLLRPQQSRPRTQKYRGRSCRHFHDSLSTDEAPTSQPSKRRRHRTRQKPTYPIDHPLSANDPYPFFTDGKPETKLWFQDRDTYTYWVRRGLLALKECKIEPEAGVEVDI; the protein is encoded by the exons ATGTCCGGGTCCGGCTATATACG CTTCCTCCACAACACCGCTGGAATGGCCACCGTTAACTCATACACACGACGACCTCAGCGATATCGAAAGCCACCGCCGGAGTTTGTTCCCCTGCCGCCCTCTGCCGAATATCTTGCGCTTTCGGAGATCCCATCCGTTCCATTACTATCCGACAGCGATAAACCTGAGTCGCGCAAATTATTGGTTCTTGACTTAAATGGCACGCTTGTTTTACGTTCTCCAAGATCTTATAGTGGCCCGCGAACTGTAATGCCTCGTCCATTCTCGAAGACGTTTAAGGAGTACATGTTCAGAGAGGGGAG TCATTTGGATGTGATGGTATGGTCATCTGCACAGCCTCATAGCGTTCATTCTATGCTGGGGTCATTCTTCGGGCCCGACCGCAATCGATTAGTCGGCATATGGGCCCGAGACACGCTGGGGCTTCGACCTGAACATTATA CGCAGAAAGTACAAACCATAAAAGACCTTGACATTATCTGGGGCGCTCCTCCTGGGTTGCCCCCACCGGTAAAGATTATGCCTCCTCCACCTATGGCGATTTTAACAGACGACCCGACTTCTATACCTGGCTACGACCCCTCCAAACCTCCTCCCGAGTCCAAAACCATGATATATACCAGCTTGCAACTCATGCCCGAATCAGTCCAGGAGAACAGTGAGACTGACAGAACTGGATACTTTGAAATTCCAGAGGTTAAAAAAGACGATCCAATTCCTGGGTTATCGAGTATAGATCCAGATGCTGGCGCTGTACAACCTGTGCTTCCTGTCGGGCCATACTCTGCTCTAAATTCATTACTACTCGACGACAGTGCACTAAAGGCGCATCTTCAACCGTACAATCATTTGACACTACCAGAGTACACCGCGGATCTTCGAGCTCGGGACGTGAGACGGCAAGAAGCGATCGAAGCACTGGCTAATGCTGAAACGATGACACTGGAAACCGGAATTGACGAAGATAGCAAAGAGTCTGACGGTCTGATAGAGAAGGGTGGTAGAGATATGGGAGGCAAGTTCACAGAAAGCGAAGGCGAGTACTTGCCAATTCTTGCACGCA CCCCATACGACAAATCACTTCTTGCGGTTATCGGCGTGTTGGATGCGATACGTTATGAATCAAGTCTTGTCGGGTGGATGAAAGCAGGGGGTATGCGTCCCAACGAAGAAGAAATGCAGAAGGTAGCCGCATTATTTCTGCAGGACAACCAGGATCGACGGGGAGATTCCGACGGAAGGTTACAAGATACTGGCTACGATAGAGACCAGGCAACATTACAGGCGATTCCTATAAAACGATCATCGGATTCCTTGATTGGTGCTGAGCAATCGAGCCCAAAAGACCTCGCCCCGATTTACCGAGAGCGGATTCGCCTCTTGCGTCCTCAGCAGAGCAG GCCCCGAACCCAGAAGTATAGAGGACGATCCTGCCGCCATTTCCACGATTCCCTTTCTACCGACGAAGCCCCCACGTCCCAGCCTTCCAAGCGCAGGCGCCACCGTACGCGCCAAAAACCTACATATCCTATAGATCATCCGCTCAGTGCAAACGATCCATATCCTTTCTTTACAGACGGAAAGCCGGAAACGAAACTATGGTTTCAGGACCGGGATACGTACACATACTGGGTCCGACGGGGATTGTTAGCGCTAAAAGAGTGCAAAATTGAACCCGAAGCTGGAGTCGAAGTGGATATTTAG
- a CDS encoding metallo-beta-lactamase superfamily domain-containing protein, which translates to MSQFPSPVAPPPLNIPASDHVVKLSVIDTTTRMGKIPTTMFFESVIKGHEFFSGPAYSFLIEHESGAKVLFDMGVPQKWEDTAPSMVNLVRTSGVEVSVTKNVSDILIEHGIPLDSINSIIWSHHHWDHTGDPSLFPSTTTLTVGPGFKATMLPGYPTDPNSSILESAYKDRELVEISFEKSPEFRIGQFRAFDYFGDGSFYLLDSPGHAVGHICGLARTTTDTFVLLGGDVCHHAGELRPTKYLPLPDSIDPNPLPGKLAGGPGVCLGSVLLNLHPKHVATEPFYRTGAGAMGDPVETQKSVDKTTDFDCHENIFTVIAHDSSLLDVIDFFPKPLNDWKLRGYKEKSLWMFVKDFNDGVQD; encoded by the exons ATGTCTCAGTTCCCCAGTCCCGTTGCACCTCCTCCACTAAATATTCCTGCATCCGACCATGTTGTCAAGCTGAGTGTCATCGATACGACCACCCGGATGGGAAAAATTCCTACCACCATGTTCTTCGAGTCAGTTATCAAAGGGCACGAGTTCTTCTCTGGGCCTGCATATAGTTTTTTGATCGAACATGAATCTGGAGCCAAGGTTTTATTTGACATGGGCGTTCCACAAAAGTGGGAAGACACGGCGCCTAGCA TGGTAAACCTCGTTCGTACATCAGGCGTTGAAGTCTCGGTTACCAAGAACGTCTCTGATATCCTGATAGAGCACGGGATCCCTCTAGACTCCATTAATTCTATTATTTGGTCTCATCATCATTGGGACCATACTGGCGACCCATCCCTTTTTCCATCGACTACAACTTTGACTGTCGGACCCGGATTCAAGGCCACTATGCTTCCTGGCTATCCGACCGATCCCAATTCATCGATTCTCGAAAGCGCATACAAAGATCGAGAACTTGTCGAAATCTCGTTCGAAAAATCTCCCGAGTTTCGTATTGGCCAATTCCGCGCTTTTGATTACTTTGGAGACGGAAGTTTCTATTTGCTCGATTCGCCTGGACATGCAGTCGGACATATTTGCGGGCTAGCGCGGACTACTACCGATACATTTGTCCTGTTGGGAGGAGATGTATGCCATCACGCTGGAGAATTACGGCCAACCAAGTACCTGCCCCTCCCAGACTCAATTGATCCGAACCCGCTTCCAGGAAAGCTCGCGGGGGGACCAGGAGTGTGCCTTGGGTCGGTTCTGCTGAATCTTCATCCTAAACACGTCGCGACCGAGCCGTTCTATCGTACTGGCGCTGGAGCTATGGGTGACCCTGTGGAGACCCAGAAGAGCGTTGATAAAACAACAGATTTTGATTGTCACGAAAATATTTTCACGGTGATCGCACATGACTCGTCACTATTAGACGTTATCGACTTTTTTCCAAAGCCACTCAATGACTGGAAGCTTAGGGGGTACAAGGAAAAAAGTCTTTGGATGTTTGTGAAAGACTTTAACGATGGAGTACAAGACTAA
- a CDS encoding epsin amino-terminal-like (ENTH) domain protein, which translates to MSLQHIGKGALRVAKNYTKGYSDVQAKVRDATSNDPWGPSGTQMNDIAQMTYNQNDFVEIMEMLDKRLNDKGKNWRHVFKALTVLDYCLHAGSENTVIYFKDNLYVIKTLKEFQYVDEYGKDQGANVRQKAKDITNLLMDDARLREERRSRASMRDRMVRGGTGEFDTEDDAENENRRRAQAQQMLGASRSKTKEDDEMRRAIEASKRTLVDEQRRQGEERDLAKAIALSEQEEAARKRALQDGGALFDDQAGPSSSANANAGGDLLIDFNAAPQQQQLQPQFTSFNPYLQQAQQQAMQDQYLRQQAEWEAMQAQAQAQAQAQAQQEAWMQQQQQQQQQQQLLQAQQEEWNRQQLMLQQQQQQQQFLMQQQMQSPLMAQPTGYGSNNPFAMMGGGAPQSPPVQAPAPSMSPFPSGPSPIVAQQSSPSPLTQGNTIANSRRTPANDGANSHLANLIANREDGMDTFGNIGQLRFGHGQTAQRLATQQTGHNPFNKQQQQNEQPFFTV; encoded by the exons ATGTCGTTGCAACACATAGGAAAGGGTGCCCTCCGCGTGGCAAAGAATTATACCAAGGGTTACTCAGATGTTCAAGCCAAGGTGCGGGACGCGACGTCCAATGACCCATGGGGTCCTTCTGGCACGCAGATGAACGATATCGCACAAATGACGTATAATCA AAACGATTTCGTCGAGATCATGGAAATGCTTGACAAAAGGTTGAACGACAAAGGAAAGAACTGGAGGCATGTGTTCAAG GCTCTGACCGTCCTTGATTATTGCTTGCACGCTGGCTCCGAGAACACAGTGATTTACTTCAAGGATAATCTCTACGTAATCAAGACACTCAAAGAGTTCCAGTACGTCGACGAGTACGGCAAGGATCAGGGCGCCAATGTTCGTCAGAAGGCCAAGGACATCACCAACCTGCTCATGGATGACGCTCGTTTACGAGAAGAGCGCCGGTCGCGTGCTTCTATGAGGGATCGCATGGTCCGAGGCGGCACGGGAGAGTTCGATACCGAAGATGATGCGGAGAATGAGAATAGGCGTAGGGCACAAGCGCAGCAGATGCTTGGTGCCTCTCGAAGCAAGACCAAGGAGGATGACGAAATGCGTCGTGCGATCGAGGCCAGTAAACGCACTCTTGTCGATGAACAACGCCGACAGGGAGAGGAGCGAGATTTGGCCAAGGCGATTGCTCTCTCCGAGCAGGAAGAGGCTGCGCGAAAGCGCGCACTTCAAGATGGTGGCGCGCTGTTTGACGATCAGGCTGGTCCTAGTTCGTCGGCAAATGCAAATGCTGGTGGCGATTTATTGATCGATTTCAACGCGGCCCCTCAGCAACAGCAATTGCAACCGCAGTTTACATCCTTCAATCCGTATCTGCAGCAGGCCCAGCAGCAAGCGATGCAAGACCAGTATTTGCGTCAGCAAGCCGAATGGGAGGCGATGCAGGCTCAGGCTCAGGcccaagctcaagctcaagcccaGCAGGAGGCTTGGAtgcaacaacagcaacagcaacagcagcaacaacaactGCTCCAGGCCCAGCAAGAAGAATGGAATCGCCAACAGCTCATGCTtcagcaacaacagcaacagcaacagttCTTAATGCAGCAACAAATGCAAAGCCCGTTGATGGCTCAGCCTACCGGGTACGGGTCGAATAATCCATTCGCGATGATGGGAGGAGGTGCTCCTCAAAGCCCACCTGTACAAGCTCCAGCCCCATCCATGTCACCTTTCCCTTCCGGACCGAGCCCAATAGTCGCGCAGCAATCCTCTCCCTCTCCGCTTACCCAGGGGAACACGATTGCAAACTCGCGTCGTACACCTGCCAACGATGGCGCCAACTCTCATCTCGCCAACTTGATTGCCAACAG GGAGGACGGAATGGACACATTCGGAAATATTGGTCAGTTGCGATTCGGGCATGGTCAAACCGCCCAGCGGCTTGCCACCCAGCAAACTGGGCACAATCCGTTCAAtaagcagcagcagcaaaaCGAACAACCATTCTTTACCGTGTAG
- a CDS encoding epsin amino-terminal-like (ENTH) domain protein: protein MDFNGMGAGGTTFGSVHEISSNPNTNRGTSILSAVSPSLLRVTRAVIGIDIKFTCAGLEPIQRSFFRSEWNVVHLGREPADTSGVANAFMRSDVVPPVMSRKHAEIMLNGDTPQVMDIGSYHGTYFRSNGQRLVANRLYQLTDGLVLEFGKSVTKDDKAHEPLLATINFIRESDRIRFRIASRHQSSLLSPPSPPRRYSIPSDSEDEEVEDSDEDEMDSRSDVFEYDPHQHIDLTGMSDDSKSSQDSPDTDEGIECVGFGFSRSPYDEESVSGSDMSESEFEEDTGKVVAQASALGGSDLFVAMPPSQPGGINPIAPAPISANPSVHGLITGPVELVAPAPISLPRLPRIETLSCLEYPEVGFYNSLPLPDFARHHIETSSRGAGMDFEYGGMDMRAGSGLGHHQGVTQAVRPHEDAQNQVHLESDHYQSVQEPNVQVNYESQTTEEVRILKAELDVAQNKIAELKQSLVEKEAEVVAAESSPTEAIVEDIPSRIANIENMMTQLSSVGDGEMGEHRTAVLDMLVQLSSSIEALRVRVGYEAPKSYQQGQKRKRTDDEEEEVDSGRAQSPALVAAPAPTTSSLPAKRSRITINPAVSALVTGAAVWGALASGYL from the exons ATGGACTTTAACGGTATGGGTGCTGGCGGAACGACTTTTGGGTCAGTACACGAGATATCGAGCAATCCAAATACCAATCGAGGTACATCCATCCTATCCGCTGTCTCTCCCTCCTTGCTGAGAGTGACTCGCGCAGTTATCGGAATCGATATCAAATTCACATGCGCTGGCCTAGAGCCTATTCAGCGCTCATTCTTCCGTAGTGAATGGAACGTTGTACACTTGGGCCGAGAACCCGCCGACACCTCTGGGGTGGCGAATGCCTTTATGCGTTCAGACGTGGTCCCGCCTGTTATGAGCCGCAAACATGCGGAAATTATGCTCAATGGTGACACT CCACAAGTCATGGATATCGGGTCCTACCACGGGACGTACTTTAGGTCTAACGGCCAGCGTCTTGTTGCGAATCGATTGTACCAACTAACGGACGGTCTTGTTCTCGAATTTGGGAAATCAGTCACCAAAGACGACAAG GCACACGAGCCACTGCTAGCAACCATCAATTTCATCCGTGAATCGGACCGAATTCGTTTCCGGATTGCCTCGAGGCAT CAATCGTCCTTGCTTTCGCCACCTTCACCACCACGAAGATACAGCATTCCGTCTGATtcggaagacgaggaagttGAAGACTCGGACGAAGACGAAATGGATTCACGCTCCGATGTATTCGAATATGATCCTCATCAGCACATCGACCTCACAGGAATGAGCGATGACTCCAAATCGTCCCAAGATTCACCAGACACCGACGAAGGCATTGAGTGTGTTGGTTTCGGGTTTTCGCGAAGCCCGTATGATGAAGAGTCCGTTTCTGGGTCGGACATGTCTGAGAGTGAATTCGAGGAGGATACCGGGAAGGTGGTTGCGCAAGCTAGCGCACTAGGCGGTTCCGATCTTTTCGTGGCAATGCCTCCTTCGCAGCCTGGTGGAATCAACCCCATTGCTCCTGCCCCAATTTCTGCCAACCCGTCTGTGCATGGGTTAATCACGGGCCCTGTGGAGCTCGTTGCACCCGCGCCTATCTCACTCCCTAGACTTCCCAGGATCGAAACATTGTCTTGCCTTGAATATCCCGAAGTTGGGTTTTACAACTCCCTTCCACTACCAGATTTTGCTCGCCATCATATCGAGACGTCTTCTCGTGGCGCGGGCATGGATTTTGAATATGGAGGCATGGATATGCGAGCGGGATCTGGTCTGGGCCATCATCAGGGAGTGACGCAGGCTGTGCGGCCGCATGAAGACGCCCAGAACCAAGTGCATTTAGAATCCGACCACTACCAGAGTGTTCAAGAGCCCAACGTCCAGGTCAACTACGAGTCGCAAACAACCGAGGAGGTGCGCATCCTTAAAGCAGAGTTGGATGTGGCTCAG AACAAGATCGCCGAATTGAAGCAATCGCTCGTGGAGAAAGAAGCCGAGGTGGTCGCTGCCGAGTCGTCACCTACCGAGGCTATTGTAGAGGATATCCCCAGCCGCATCGCCAATATTGAGAATATGATGACGCAGCTTTCATCTGTTGGGGATGGTGAGATGGGCGAGCACAGAACAGCGGTTTTGGATATGCTGGTCCAGTTGTCTT CTAGCATTGAGGCTTTGAGAGTTCGTGTTGGATACGAAGCTCCTAAGTCATAT CAGCAGGGCCAAAAGCGCAAACGCACCGAtgacgaggaggaggaagtcGATTCAGGGCGTGCTCAGTCTCCTGCCCTCGTGGCTGCTCCTGCGCCGACCACTAGTTCATTGCCAGCGAAGCGTTCACGTATCACTATCAATCCTGCCGTTAGTGCGCTTGTGACCGGAGCTGCCGTGTGGGGTGCACTTGCGTCCGGATACCTTTGA